In Zingiber officinale cultivar Zhangliang chromosome 6A, Zo_v1.1, whole genome shotgun sequence, a single genomic region encodes these proteins:
- the LOC121997258 gene encoding mediator of RNA polymerase II transcription subunit 25-like, translating into METAAATFGGGGGLGYADSVDSSPRSRAGDQWDDSPLPATGRLRLMCSFGGRIFPRPTDKALCYLGGETRMVVVDRHSSLAELSAKLSRTLTGGRSFTLKYQLPNEDLDSLISVSTDEDLENMIEEYDRVLSAVSVCPGGGSTRSSRLRLFLFPSKPDTSPTSSIGSLLDDSKSETWFVDALNSAMAGMGIDGIPRGMSTESASVNCLLGLEDDFSAHSHGGGTAIASSGLGAGASQSERPEQLVLLRPDSSGKLARQGQDVHSVPDSPMLDTTSSFGSASSVPSLSNLPPIRVRTDDRPSDPRIAGLDENFTHMNLSSAPTAGSGEQRLDDDFKEPSGVSVTQPQAPPPIPLSGSSTSIMPIAPSEHPSRSFSSDDEKPVLQPPKPTQIEAFTPDLGSTRSMYPNATSDPIRKLPVPSDPSYRIPVSATDAAGYQLQLPEQFQDQQHHPQLLQQQQQQLQHQQQQQLQHQQQQQYIPVNSYYIQHPSTGGMIPVPPYFHVGTQTFQQPPQAHRHSPQVPMYVYPVRANPSYNLGGVQPDLGGAIPQVAVDQGHPYTLGMGYVVQQHHLSQSPATIANYGYQFAVTDNTGPQMYYSQATLSTAPQGQPVNSVAPADSKLARAS; encoded by the exons ATGGAAACGGCAGCAGCCACGTTTGGAGGCGGAGGCGGACTGGGCTACGCCGACTCTGTCGACTCCTCACCTCGCTCCCGCGCCGGCGACCAGTGGGACGACTCCCCTCTCCCTGCCACGGGCCGCCTACGTCTGATGTGCAGCTTCGGCGGTCGCATCTTCCCCCGCCCCACCGACAAAGCCCTATGCTACCTCGGCGGAGAGACCCGCATGGTCGTCGTCGACCGCCACTCTTCCCTCGCTGAACTCTCCGCCAAGCTCTCCCGGACCCTTACCGGCGGTCGCTCCTTCACCCTCAAGTACCAGCTCCCTAACGAGGACTTGGACTCTCTCATCTCCGTCTCCACCGACGAAGACCTCGAGAATATGATCGAGGAGTACGACCGCGTTCTCTCCGCCGTATCCGTCTGTCCCGGCGGTGGCTCTACCCGCTCCTCCCGCTTGAGGCTGTTCTTATTTCCTTCTAAGCCGGACACGTCGCCGACGTCCTCGATCGGTTCTTTGCTTGATGACTCCAAGTCGGAGACTTGGTTCGTGGATGCGCTCAATAGCGCCATGGCCGGAATGGGAATTGACGGGATCCCTCGCGGCATGTCCACCGAATCTGCCTCCGTTAACTGCCTTCTAGGGCTTGAGGACGATTTTTCCGCTCACTCGCACGGCGGCGGTACTGCAATCGCCTCCTCAGGGCTCGGAGCGGGCGCTTCCCAGTCGGAACGCCCAGAGCAGCTCGTCCTCCTCCGCCCGGACTCATCTGGCAAGCTCGCCCGCCAGGGCCAGGACGTCCACTCTGTGCCAGACTCACCGATGCTCGACACGACTTCCTCGTTTGGATCCGCCTCCTCCGTTCCGTCGCTTTCCAACCTCCCGCCTATCCGCGTCCGCACTGATGACCGCCCTTCCGATCCGCGGATCGCCGGGCTCGATGAGAACTTCACCCACATGAACTTATCTTCAGCCCCCACAGCCGGCAGCGGCGAGCAAAGGCTGGATGACGATTTCAAGGAGCCCTCGGGCGTTAGCGTTACCCAGCCCCAAGCTCCACCGCCGATCCCCCTCTCTGGTTCATCCACATCCATCATGCCCATCGCCCCCTCCGAACACCCTAGCAGATCTTTCTCCTCTGACGACGAGAAGCCGGTACTGCAGCCTCCAAAACCAACCCAGATCGAAGCTTTCACCCCTGACTTGGGTTCTACTAG ATCGATGTACCCAAATGCAACCTCTGATCCAATTCGAAAACTCCCAGTCCCATCTGATCCCAGCTATCGCATCCCTGTTTCTGCCACAGATGCTGCAGGCTACCAACTGCAATTGCCGGAGCAATTTCAAGATCAACAGCACCATCCCCAGCTTCTTCAGCAACAGCAGCAGCAGCTGCAGCATCAACAACAACAGCAGCTGCagcatcaacaacaacaacagtatATCCCAGTAAATTCTTATTACATCCAACACCCTTCCACCGGTGGTATGATCCCTGTCCCTCCTTACTTTCATGTTGGAACCCAAACGTTCCAGCAACCGCCACAAGCTCACCGCCACAGCCCCCAGGTTCCCATGTATGTCTACCCCGTTCGTGCAAATCCATCATACAACTTGGGGGGAGTGCAACCTGATCTGGGTGGTGCCATTCCTCAAGTCGCCGTAGATCAAGGCCACCCATACACCTTAGGAATGGGGTATGTGGTGCAGCAGCACCATCTTTCCCAGTCCCCGGCGACAATAGCTAATTATGGATATCAATTTGCTGTTACTGATAATACTGGCCCTCAGATGTACTACTCTCAGGCCACTCTATCAACTGCTCCTCAGGGTCAACCTGTGAACTCAGTGGCTCCAGCTGATTCAAAGTTAGCCAGAGCATCATGA